The following coding sequences lie in one Variovorax terrae genomic window:
- a CDS encoding dihydrodipicolinate synthase family protein has protein sequence MNSHWLRRLTVATILPFHADGRIDWDGFTRVLGYCTTQPEVSSVFVNGHAGESGALTPDERAEVIRFTRRHMAPGQCLVAGLVARDTADAVEQARQAQDSGADVLTVFPLEFPGLEAAARSQAQIAHVRTIGEAVDTPLALFQYPFASPATHDTATLAAIAALPRLLGIKEGSDSMTLYEDNLRATKAANPGLLMLPSNFDWFLPQLAVGGDGILSGLASLAPQALAHLWRASEARDLNAMRAANDALYPLVRAVYALPRSDMYARIKVALHDDGLIRSAFSRTCKTVFDDAQRAALRHGLAHARALA, from the coding sequence ATGAACAGCCACTGGCTGCGACGCCTCACCGTCGCCACCATCCTTCCCTTCCACGCTGACGGCCGCATCGACTGGGACGGCTTCACGCGCGTGCTCGGCTACTGCACGACCCAGCCCGAGGTCAGCTCCGTCTTCGTCAACGGCCACGCCGGCGAAAGCGGCGCGCTCACGCCCGATGAACGCGCCGAGGTCATCCGCTTCACACGCCGCCACATGGCACCGGGCCAATGCCTGGTGGCCGGCCTGGTGGCGCGCGACACCGCCGACGCGGTCGAGCAGGCGCGCCAGGCGCAGGACAGCGGCGCCGACGTGCTGACCGTGTTCCCGCTCGAATTCCCCGGCCTGGAGGCCGCCGCGCGCAGCCAGGCGCAGATCGCCCACGTGCGCACCATCGGCGAAGCGGTGGACACGCCGCTGGCGCTGTTCCAGTACCCGTTCGCTTCGCCTGCCACGCACGACACAGCCACGCTGGCGGCCATTGCCGCGCTGCCCCGGCTGCTCGGCATCAAGGAAGGCTCGGACAGCATGACGCTGTACGAGGACAACCTGCGCGCGACCAAGGCCGCCAACCCCGGCCTGCTGATGCTGCCGTCCAACTTCGACTGGTTCCTGCCGCAGCTCGCCGTGGGCGGCGACGGCATCCTCTCGGGCCTGGCCAGCCTGGCACCCCAGGCGCTGGCACACCTGTGGCGGGCCAGCGAGGCCCGCGACCTCAACGCCATGCGCGCCGCCAACGACGCGCTCTACCCGCTGGTGCGCGCGGTCTATGCGCTGCCGCGCTCCGACATGTATGCGCGCATCAAGGTCGCGCTGCACGACGACGGGCTGATCCGCTCGGCCTTCTCGCGCACCTGCAAGACCGTCTTCGACGACGCGCAGCGCGCCGCCCTGCGCCACGGCCTGGCCCATGCGCGCGCCCTCGCCTGA
- a CDS encoding HpcH/HpaI aldolase family protein, producing MHLNPVAAHLAAGRPVLGLGLQQLRGGAAVGLAARCGFDFLFIDLEHGPLGVETAVDLAAAGLAARLPAIVRVAGKGSHDIARLLDGGAQGIVVPHVDSVDEARAVAAAVKYPPLGRRSFFGLQPLFGYQRFPVHEAMVEANPQVMAVVMLESPEAIAQAHAIAAVPGVDVLMIGCNDLSMELGIAGQIDHAQMRAARQAVLAACRAHGKAAGLGGIADAALLRACLAEGFGFILASNDTDLILDAGLARVAALR from the coding sequence ATGCATCTCAATCCCGTGGCCGCCCATCTGGCGGCGGGCCGGCCCGTGCTGGGGCTGGGCCTCCAGCAACTGCGCGGCGGCGCTGCGGTCGGCCTGGCCGCACGCTGCGGCTTCGATTTCCTGTTCATCGACCTCGAGCATGGCCCGCTGGGCGTGGAGACGGCGGTGGACCTGGCCGCCGCCGGGCTGGCGGCGCGCCTGCCTGCCATCGTGCGCGTGGCCGGCAAGGGCTCGCACGACATCGCGCGCCTGCTCGACGGCGGCGCGCAAGGCATCGTGGTGCCGCATGTGGACAGCGTGGACGAAGCGCGGGCCGTGGCCGCTGCCGTCAAGTACCCGCCGCTGGGGCGGCGCTCCTTCTTCGGGCTGCAGCCGCTGTTCGGCTACCAGCGCTTTCCGGTGCATGAGGCCATGGTCGAGGCCAACCCGCAGGTGATGGCCGTGGTCATGCTCGAATCGCCCGAAGCGATTGCCCAGGCGCACGCCATCGCGGCCGTGCCCGGCGTGGATGTGCTGATGATCGGCTGCAACGACCTGTCGATGGAACTGGGCATCGCGGGCCAGATCGACCATGCGCAGATGCGCGCCGCGCGCCAGGCCGTGCTCGCCGCCTGCCGTGCGCATGGCAAGGCGGCGGGGCTGGGCGGCATCGCCGACGCGGCGCTGCTGCGCGCCTGCCTGGCCGAGGGCTTCGGCTTCATCCTGGCCAGCAACGACACCGACCTGATCCTGGACGCCGGGCTGGCGCGCGTGGCTGCGCTGCGCTGA
- a CDS encoding CaiB/BaiF CoA transferase family protein, which yields MKIKMKVVSFCHYLQGPACTQYLADMGAEVVKIEPLAGAFERHWSGGNSWVNGVSAFLMSANRNAESLAVDLKQPQGRDLVLRLIDDADVVIENFRPGVLDRLGLGFDTLRQRQPSLILASASGLGRTGPAASRPGQDLLMQARSGLIAATGGGANGPSAVGAAVVDQHGGALLAMGILGAYVRRLQTGEGTLVESSLFAAGIDLQTEALTKYYAVKDRPDVFTRDRHVGSWYHDAPYGVYALADAHLVLSMNDPVKLAAALNSDALRALQAIDRYAERDRYAQAVAAELRTRRFDDVSPVFDAHAIWHERVRDYDDLLQDPQAIHNEAFREIDVPGGGRALLVNHPLRYDGALPAYRRMPFHAGQDSLAILRRLGLSEAQCQALIDAQVVGVPAPAP from the coding sequence ATGAAGATCAAGATGAAAGTGGTGAGCTTCTGCCACTACCTGCAAGGCCCGGCCTGCACGCAGTACCTGGCCGACATGGGCGCCGAGGTGGTGAAGATCGAGCCGCTGGCCGGCGCGTTCGAGCGCCACTGGTCGGGCGGCAACTCGTGGGTCAACGGCGTGAGCGCGTTCCTGATGTCGGCCAACCGCAATGCCGAAAGCCTGGCGGTCGACCTCAAGCAGCCGCAGGGGCGCGACCTGGTGCTGCGCCTGATCGATGACGCCGACGTGGTGATCGAGAACTTCCGCCCCGGCGTGCTCGACCGGCTGGGCCTGGGCTTCGACACGCTGCGCCAGCGCCAGCCCTCGCTCATCCTGGCCTCGGCCAGCGGCCTGGGCCGCACCGGCCCCGCGGCCTCGCGCCCGGGGCAGGACCTGCTGATGCAGGCGCGCTCGGGCCTGATCGCCGCCACCGGCGGCGGCGCCAACGGCCCCAGCGCCGTGGGCGCCGCGGTGGTCGACCAGCACGGCGGCGCGCTGCTGGCCATGGGCATCCTCGGCGCCTACGTTCGCCGCCTGCAGACCGGTGAAGGCACGCTGGTGGAGAGCAGCCTGTTCGCAGCCGGCATCGACCTGCAGACCGAGGCGCTGACCAAGTACTACGCCGTGAAGGACCGCCCCGACGTGTTCACGCGCGACCGCCATGTGGGCAGTTGGTACCACGACGCGCCCTATGGCGTCTACGCGCTGGCCGACGCCCACCTGGTGCTGTCCATGAACGACCCGGTGAAGCTGGCCGCCGCGCTGAACAGCGACGCGCTGCGCGCGCTGCAGGCGATCGACCGCTACGCCGAGCGCGACCGCTATGCGCAGGCCGTGGCCGCCGAGCTGCGCACGCGCCGCTTCGACGACGTTTCGCCGGTCTTCGACGCGCACGCCATCTGGCACGAGCGCGTGCGCGACTACGACGACCTGCTGCAGGACCCGCAGGCCATCCACAACGAGGCCTTCCGCGAAATCGACGTGCCGGGCGGCGGCCGTGCGCTGCTGGTCAACCACCCGCTGCGCTACGACGGCGCGCTGCCGGCCTATCGCCGCATGCCGTTCCACGCCGGCCAGGACAGCCTGGCCATCCTGCGCCGCCTGGGCCTGAGCGAGGCCCAGTGCCAGGCGCTCATTGATGCTCAGGTCGTCGGCGTTCCGGCGCCCGCCCCCTGA
- a CDS encoding CaiB/BaiF CoA transferase family protein, whose amino-acid sequence MLSGIRVISFNHFHAGPVAAQFLADLGADVIAVEPVDGAFHRNWAVANRFVAGQSVNLLTSGRNKRSLALDMKSAEGKAIARRLLEGADVVMENFRPGAMDRMGFGYEQVKAFNPGVVYASVSGYGASGPDRDMPGQDLLLQARSGLAARTGRADGAPTPTGPVIVDQHAASLLAMGILAALLGRVKSGKGCLVEGSLLQSAIDLQSESLTAWLNGAPSDTPRGRHGLASWCSAGPSGIHATADGWLAISMASPADLAAALDLPALATLPASASFSQRDEITRLVAERLAHKTTAEWLPALQQQAIWHMPVKDYDDLRGDAQLAHLGAFVDTPGAEGEQVTLLAHPLRYDGAAPPLRLVPQKLGAQTRDILSEAGYDAQQIEAFVQSRVVAAATA is encoded by the coding sequence ATGCTGTCCGGAATCAGGGTCATCAGCTTCAACCATTTTCATGCCGGCCCGGTGGCCGCGCAGTTTCTTGCCGACCTGGGTGCCGACGTGATCGCCGTCGAACCGGTGGACGGCGCCTTCCACCGCAACTGGGCCGTCGCCAATCGCTTCGTCGCCGGGCAGAGCGTGAACCTGCTGACCAGCGGCCGCAACAAGCGCAGCCTGGCGCTGGACATGAAGTCGGCCGAGGGCAAGGCCATCGCGCGCCGGCTGCTCGAAGGCGCCGACGTCGTGATGGAGAACTTCCGGCCCGGTGCCATGGACCGCATGGGCTTTGGCTATGAGCAGGTCAAGGCCTTCAACCCGGGCGTGGTCTACGCCTCTGTCAGCGGCTACGGCGCCAGCGGCCCCGACCGCGACATGCCCGGCCAGGACCTGCTGCTGCAGGCGCGCTCGGGCCTGGCCGCGCGCACCGGCCGCGCCGACGGCGCACCCACCCCCACCGGCCCGGTCATCGTCGACCAGCACGCCGCCTCGCTGCTGGCCATGGGCATCCTGGCGGCGCTGCTGGGCCGCGTGAAAAGCGGCAAGGGCTGCCTGGTGGAGGGCAGCCTGCTGCAGTCCGCCATCGACCTGCAGTCCGAATCGCTCACGGCCTGGCTCAACGGCGCGCCCAGTGACACGCCGCGCGGGCGCCATGGCCTGGCCAGCTGGTGCAGCGCGGGGCCCTCGGGCATCCACGCCACGGCCGACGGCTGGCTGGCCATCTCGATGGCATCGCCGGCCGACCTGGCGGCCGCGCTCGACCTGCCGGCGCTGGCCACCCTGCCCGCCTCGGCCAGCTTCAGCCAGCGCGACGAGATCACGCGCCTGGTCGCCGAGCGGCTGGCGCACAAGACCACGGCCGAGTGGCTGCCCGCGCTGCAGCAGCAGGCCATCTGGCACATGCCCGTGAAGGACTACGACGACCTGCGCGGTGACGCGCAACTCGCGCATCTGGGCGCCTTCGTCGACACCCCCGGCGCCGAGGGCGAGCAGGTCACGCTGCTGGCCCATCCGCTGCGCTACGACGGCGCCGCCCCGCCCCTGCGCCTGGTGCCGCAGAAGCTGGGCGCGCAGACGCGCGACATCCTGTCCGAAGCCGGCTATGACGCGCAGCAGATCGAGGCCTTCGTGCAGTCGCGCGTGGTGGCCGCGGCCACGGCCTGA
- a CDS encoding transporter substrate-binding domain-containing protein: protein MLSTNPTLRPLQYIDTTGELKGMNVELANEIAKRLCLKAELVRMDFPAMIPALKAGRFDGINTGMFYTDERAKMMWAIPYAMSAIDVVGAPSTKVAVASPEAMEGMTVGVETDSYQERWLRTVDKENQAKGKKAMKINAFPTASDVMAALRAGQLDVAAFPNYAGGAFVKSGIAKMLLPAQGGSPTMMSFRSKVVADAVVKVYNDMVQDGTYDRILGGYAMTRLPERVIAIRGEGPK, encoded by the coding sequence ATGCTTTCCACCAACCCGACGCTGCGCCCGCTGCAGTACATCGACACCACCGGCGAGCTCAAGGGCATGAACGTCGAGCTGGCCAACGAGATCGCCAAGCGCCTGTGCCTGAAGGCCGAGCTGGTCCGCATGGACTTCCCGGCCATGATCCCCGCGCTCAAGGCCGGCCGCTTCGACGGCATCAACACCGGCATGTTCTACACCGACGAGCGCGCGAAGATGATGTGGGCCATCCCCTACGCCATGTCGGCCATCGACGTGGTGGGCGCACCCAGCACCAAGGTCGCCGTCGCTTCGCCCGAGGCGATGGAAGGCATGACCGTCGGCGTCGAGACCGATTCGTACCAGGAGCGCTGGCTGCGCACGGTCGACAAGGAAAACCAGGCCAAGGGCAAGAAGGCGATGAAGATCAACGCCTTCCCGACCGCCAGCGACGTGATGGCTGCGCTGCGCGCCGGACAGCTCGACGTGGCCGCGTTCCCCAACTACGCGGGCGGCGCCTTCGTGAAGAGCGGCATCGCCAAGATGCTGCTGCCCGCGCAGGGCGGCTCGCCGACCATGATGAGCTTCCGCTCCAAGGTCGTGGCCGACGCCGTGGTCAAGGTGTACAACGACATGGTCCAGGATGGCACCTACGACCGCATCCTGGGCGGGTACGCCATGACCCGGCTGCCGGAGCGCGTGATCGCGATCCGCGGCGAAGGCCCGAAATAA
- a CDS encoding amino acid ABC transporter permease, giving the protein MEFFKPDAFLGYLTNGFLLKGVLVTLGMTVVTVIGGMLLGVIVAFMRMAANPAISYLARFYLWVFRGTPLLIQLVIIYTGLPQLGIRLGVVESSLLALILNEAAYMAEIVRSGFLGVPAGQREAADSLGLPRWLVVWKVTFPQAFRLMIPPLGNSINGLLKSTSITSVISMEELLRRSQMVMQEKFEVLEVFAAAAVFYLIMTTAWGLVQAQLEKRFGAPMAPRT; this is encoded by the coding sequence ATGGAGTTCTTCAAGCCGGATGCCTTCCTCGGCTACCTGACCAACGGATTCCTGCTCAAGGGTGTCCTCGTCACGCTCGGCATGACGGTGGTCACCGTCATTGGCGGCATGCTGCTGGGGGTGATCGTCGCCTTCATGCGCATGGCCGCCAACCCGGCGATCAGCTATCTTGCGCGCTTCTACCTCTGGGTCTTCCGCGGCACGCCGCTGCTGATCCAGCTGGTGATCATCTACACCGGCCTGCCGCAGCTCGGCATCCGCCTGGGCGTGGTCGAGTCGTCGCTGCTGGCGCTGATCCTCAACGAAGCGGCTTACATGGCCGAGATCGTGCGCAGCGGCTTCCTGGGCGTGCCCGCCGGGCAGCGCGAAGCGGCCGATTCGCTGGGCCTACCGCGCTGGCTCGTGGTGTGGAAGGTCACCTTCCCGCAGGCCTTCCGCCTGATGATTCCGCCGCTGGGCAATTCGATCAACGGCTTGCTCAAGTCCACCTCGATCACCTCGGTGATCTCGATGGAAGAGCTGCTGCGCCGCAGCCAGATGGTGATGCAGGAGAAGTTCGAGGTGCTGGAGGTGTTCGCCGCCGCCGCCGTGTTCTACCTCATCATGACGACCGCCTGGGGCCTGGTGCAGGCCCAGCTTGAAAAACGCTTCGGCGCGCCGATGGCGCCGCGCACATGA
- a CDS encoding dihydrodipicolinate synthase family protein, giving the protein MTPQPIARFRGIYAATICPLNEDDSIDEATLAQHLRAVAGADGMTGLLLNGHAGENFMLAREDKRRVLEIARAECPPGTLLVCGIHAEDSREARRHVEDAEAAGADAVLIFPPFSWAVSQDSEVAVRHHRMATETSGLPLFLYQAGVGAGRLAYTPEVLARLVRLPNVVGVKEGSWETAAYEAHQRLVRQAAPHVLMMASGDEHLFTCFALGTEGSQVSLACVAPELIVGLYRAMQAGDLAAARGFNDRIYPLAKAVYGTAPGGHATARLKTCLMLLGRIPSDRMRAPMGPLPATETEMLRQALRAAGLAPA; this is encoded by the coding sequence ATGACACCCCAGCCCATTGCCCGCTTTCGCGGCATCTACGCCGCCACCATCTGCCCGCTGAACGAGGATGATTCCATCGACGAGGCCACGCTCGCGCAGCACCTGCGCGCCGTGGCCGGCGCCGACGGCATGACCGGCCTGCTGCTCAACGGCCATGCCGGCGAGAACTTCATGCTGGCGCGCGAGGACAAGCGCCGCGTGTTGGAGATCGCGCGCGCCGAATGCCCGCCGGGCACGCTGCTGGTGTGCGGCATCCACGCCGAGGACAGCCGCGAGGCGCGCCGCCACGTGGAGGATGCCGAGGCCGCGGGGGCCGATGCCGTGCTGATCTTTCCGCCGTTTTCCTGGGCCGTGTCGCAGGACAGCGAAGTGGCCGTGCGGCATCACCGCATGGCCACCGAAACCAGCGGCCTGCCGCTGTTTCTCTACCAGGCCGGTGTTGGCGCGGGCAGGCTGGCCTACACGCCCGAGGTGCTGGCGCGCCTGGTGCGGCTTCCGAACGTGGTGGGCGTCAAGGAGGGCAGCTGGGAGACCGCGGCTTACGAAGCGCACCAGCGCCTGGTGCGCCAGGCCGCGCCGCACGTGCTGATGATGGCCTCGGGCGACGAGCACCTGTTCACCTGCTTCGCGCTGGGCACCGAGGGCAGCCAGGTGAGCCTGGCCTGCGTGGCGCCCGAGCTCATCGTCGGGCTCTACCGCGCCATGCAGGCGGGCGACCTGGCCGCGGCGCGCGGCTTCAACGACCGCATCTACCCGCTGGCCAAGGCGGTCTACGGCACGGCGCCCGGCGGCCATGCCACGGCGCGCCTGAAGACCTGCCTGATGCTGCTGGGCCGCATTCCCAGCGACCGCATGCGCGCACCCATGGGGCCGCTGCCTGCCACCGAAACCGAGATGCTGCGCCAGGCGCTGCGCGCGGCCGGCCTCGCGCCCGCCTGA
- the hydA gene encoding dihydropyrimidinase, whose amino-acid sequence MSTTTLIRHGRIVTAVDDYHADLLIEDGRIAAIGRQLNVGPEVRVIDATGLMVFPGGVDCHTHLENTFGDSTTCDDFESGTRAAAFGGTTTIIDFAFQNQGTSPMDAITRAQAKAEAGASIDYGFHVIVTHVDDAVLGDMRHAIRHEGVSSFKMFMAYLGTVMVDDAAIFRAMRMVGEHGGMIALHAENGTVIDLLIREALAQGHTSPRYHALTRPSILEGEATHRGIKLAELAQAPVYFVHLSAKEALAHVIEARDSGIPVFAETCPHYLFFDESVYDSDDFSLAKYVMSPPLRSREAQDALWTALKTDDLQLVSTDHCPFCMKEGHMGRVRQKMYGQDDFSKIPNGAPGIETRMTVIYDGGVRTGRISLNRFVELTATAPAKLFGLFPRKGTIAVGSDADLVLFDPQAEQVLTAHTHDGNHGNCDYSLFEGRHVHGKVRKVLSRGDLIVDEKAWLGTPGRGQFVRRGEAGGF is encoded by the coding sequence ATGAGCACCACCACCCTGATCCGCCATGGCCGCATCGTCACGGCGGTCGACGACTACCACGCCGACCTCCTGATCGAGGACGGCAGGATCGCCGCCATCGGCCGCCAGCTGAACGTCGGGCCCGAGGTGCGCGTGATCGACGCCACGGGCCTGATGGTCTTCCCCGGCGGTGTGGACTGCCACACGCACCTGGAGAACACCTTCGGCGACTCCACCACCTGCGACGATTTCGAGTCGGGCACGCGCGCCGCGGCCTTCGGCGGCACCACCACCATCATCGACTTCGCGTTCCAGAACCAGGGCACGAGCCCGATGGACGCGATCACGCGGGCCCAGGCGAAGGCCGAGGCCGGCGCCAGCATCGACTACGGCTTCCACGTCATCGTTACGCACGTGGACGACGCGGTGCTGGGCGACATGCGCCATGCCATCCGCCACGAAGGGGTGAGCAGCTTCAAGATGTTCATGGCCTACCTGGGCACGGTGATGGTGGACGACGCCGCGATCTTCCGCGCCATGCGCATGGTGGGCGAGCACGGCGGCATGATCGCGCTGCACGCCGAGAACGGCACGGTGATCGACCTGCTGATCCGCGAGGCGCTGGCGCAGGGCCACACCTCGCCCAGGTACCACGCGCTCACGCGGCCGTCCATTTTGGAGGGCGAGGCCACGCACCGCGGCATCAAGCTGGCCGAGCTGGCGCAGGCGCCGGTGTACTTCGTGCACCTGTCGGCCAAGGAGGCGCTGGCCCACGTGATCGAGGCGCGCGACTCGGGCATCCCGGTGTTCGCCGAAACCTGCCCGCACTACCTGTTCTTCGACGAGTCGGTCTACGACAGCGACGACTTCTCTTTGGCCAAATACGTCATGAGCCCGCCGCTGCGCTCGCGCGAGGCGCAGGACGCGCTGTGGACCGCGCTGAAGACCGACGACCTGCAACTCGTCTCCACCGACCACTGCCCGTTCTGCATGAAGGAGGGCCACATGGGCCGCGTGCGCCAGAAGATGTACGGCCAGGACGACTTCTCGAAGATTCCCAACGGCGCCCCCGGCATCGAGACGCGCATGACCGTGATCTACGACGGCGGTGTGCGCACCGGCCGCATCTCGCTCAACCGCTTCGTCGAGCTGACGGCCACTGCGCCGGCCAAGCTGTTCGGCCTGTTTCCGCGCAAGGGCACGATCGCCGTGGGCAGCGATGCCGATCTGGTGCTGTTCGATCCGCAGGCCGAGCAGGTCCTGACGGCGCACACGCATGACGGCAACCACGGCAACTGCGACTACAGCCTGTTCGAAGGCCGCCACGTGCACGGCAAGGTGCGCAAGGTGCTCTCGCGCGGCGACCTGATCGTCGACGAGAAGGCCTGGCTCGGCACGCCCGGGCGCGGCCAGTTCGTGCGCCGCGGCGAAGCCGGCGGCTTCTGA
- a CDS encoding LysR family transcriptional regulator, translating into MTDSSTRTLINLRQLEVLRAVMRYRTTIGAAEELGMSQPAVSNAIKLAEAKIGVQLFDRVSNRLLPTPDARILLADAEPLFRVHEAIQRKAWDLRTGRAGVLRIAATAELSQYLVPSVLRLFLQDHPDVRIALETLRMDELLENVESGSADIGVAMRPPTRPSLVQDVLVEAQMMCLCPPGDPLAVKPVLSPFDLRERTLIGPAPGAPLGALIDAAFERAGDHYNPSIEARFSNVASVLVDQGLGIGFVDELTARYRPGSVSSSHRFSPKVPIKVCGLVVRDRPVSRMGQAFLEQARSFLQDGLGSPRPPPEDAAPPAAGD; encoded by the coding sequence ATGACAGATTCATCGACACGCACCCTGATCAACCTGCGCCAGCTCGAGGTGTTGCGCGCCGTCATGCGCTACCGCACCACCATCGGCGCGGCCGAAGAGCTGGGCATGTCGCAGCCTGCGGTCAGCAACGCGATCAAGCTGGCCGAGGCGAAGATCGGCGTGCAGCTGTTCGACCGCGTGAGCAACCGGCTGCTGCCCACGCCGGATGCGCGCATCCTGCTGGCCGATGCCGAGCCGCTGTTTCGCGTGCACGAGGCGATCCAGCGCAAGGCCTGGGACCTGCGCACGGGCCGCGCCGGTGTATTGCGCATCGCCGCCACCGCGGAGCTGTCGCAGTATCTCGTGCCGTCGGTGCTGCGGCTCTTCCTGCAGGACCATCCGGACGTGCGCATCGCGCTGGAGACGCTGCGCATGGACGAGCTGCTGGAGAACGTGGAAAGCGGCAGCGCCGACATCGGCGTGGCCATGCGCCCGCCCACGCGGCCCAGCCTGGTCCAGGACGTGCTGGTCGAGGCGCAGATGATGTGCCTGTGCCCGCCCGGCGATCCGCTGGCGGTCAAGCCCGTGCTCTCGCCGTTCGATCTGCGCGAGCGCACCCTCATCGGCCCCGCGCCCGGCGCGCCGCTGGGGGCGCTGATCGATGCGGCCTTCGAGCGCGCGGGCGACCACTACAACCCTTCGATCGAGGCGCGCTTTTCCAATGTGGCCAGCGTGCTGGTGGACCAGGGCCTGGGCATCGGGTTCGTGGATGAACTGACTGCGCGCTACCGCCCGGGCAGCGTGAGCAGCAGCCACCGCTTCAGCCCCAAGGTGCCCATCAAGGTGTGCGGCCTGGTGGTGCGGGACCGGCCGGTCTCGCGCATGGGCCAGGCCTTCCTCGAGCAGGCGCGCAGCTTCCTGCAGGACGGCCTGGGATCGCCTCGCCCGCCGCCTGAGGACGCCGCGCCACCGGCAGCGGGCGACTGA
- a CDS encoding amino acid ABC transporter ATP-binding protein produces MISIQNVNKWYGAYHALRDVSLNVSKGERVVICGPSGSGKSTLIRCINRLESHQQGQIVVDGVELTAKARAQNVVAVRREVGMVFQQFNLFPHLTVLDNLMLAPVWVRKISRAEARDTAMHYLERVRIAEQANKYPGQLSGGQQQRVAIARSLCMQPKVMLFDEPTSALDPEMIKEVLDVMTQLADEGMTMICVTHEMAFARKVANTVIFMDKGEIIESAAAEAFFTQPRSERTRSFLKQVMTH; encoded by the coding sequence ATGATCTCGATCCAGAATGTGAACAAGTGGTACGGCGCCTATCACGCACTGCGCGACGTGTCGCTCAACGTGAGCAAGGGCGAACGCGTGGTGATCTGCGGCCCGTCGGGCTCGGGCAAATCCACGCTGATCCGCTGCATCAACCGGCTCGAATCGCACCAGCAGGGGCAGATCGTCGTCGACGGCGTGGAGCTGACCGCCAAGGCGCGCGCGCAGAACGTGGTGGCCGTGCGGCGCGAAGTCGGCATGGTGTTCCAGCAGTTCAACCTGTTTCCGCACCTCACGGTGCTGGACAACCTCATGCTCGCGCCGGTCTGGGTGCGCAAGATCTCCAGAGCCGAGGCGCGCGACACTGCCATGCACTACCTGGAGCGCGTGCGTATCGCCGAACAAGCCAACAAGTACCCCGGCCAGCTGTCGGGCGGGCAGCAGCAGCGCGTAGCCATCGCGCGATCGCTGTGCATGCAGCCCAAGGTCATGCTGTTCGATGAACCCACCTCGGCGCTCGACCCCGAGATGATCAAGGAGGTGCTGGACGTCATGACGCAACTGGCCGACGAGGGCATGACCATGATCTGCGTCACGCACGAGATGGCCTTTGCGCGCAAAGTGGCCAACACCGTGATCTTCATGGACAAGGGCGAGATCATCGAATCGGCGGCGGCCGAGGCATTCTTCACGCAGCCGCGCAGCGAGCGCACCCGCAGCTTCCTCAAGCAGGTGATGACGCACTGA